From the genome of Hymenobacter cellulosilyticus, one region includes:
- a CDS encoding YdcF family protein, whose amino-acid sequence MKIRRLAFYTLVLLVVWGLVHTGVVVADGLTDSGQRADVAVVLGNTVNRDGSLSERLRQRLDCGLRLYRAGRVQRLLVSGGLGKEGFYEGSKMRDYLRRQGVPDSLIVVDNKGNTTELTVRNTLRLQDSLGFRSLIAVSQYYHLTRTKMLFRKAGFPHISGVSPGTWSGGICTPWAGSSWAIISSCCFKPYSLPGTSQQRGASARKKSFLAKYWRFRSLPYPF is encoded by the coding sequence ATGAAAATTCGCCGGTTGGCTTTCTATACCCTAGTTCTTTTGGTCGTCTGGGGCCTTGTGCACACAGGCGTCGTGGTAGCCGACGGCCTGACCGACTCCGGACAGCGGGCCGACGTAGCTGTAGTGCTAGGCAACACGGTCAACCGCGACGGCAGCTTGTCGGAGCGGCTGCGGCAGCGGCTGGACTGCGGCCTGCGCTTGTACCGAGCGGGGCGGGTGCAACGGCTGCTGGTTAGCGGCGGCTTGGGCAAGGAAGGCTTTTACGAAGGCAGCAAGATGCGGGACTATCTGCGGCGACAGGGCGTGCCCGATTCGCTTATTGTGGTGGATAATAAAGGCAACACCACTGAACTGACCGTGCGCAATACCCTGCGCCTGCAGGACAGCCTGGGTTTCCGGAGCCTGATTGCCGTTTCGCAGTACTACCATTTGACCCGCACCAAAATGCTGTTCCGTAAGGCCGGCTTCCCCCACATCAGCGGCGTGAGCCCCGGTACGTGGAGTGGCGGGATTTGTACTCCCTGGGCCGGGAGTTCGTGGGCTATTATCAGCAGCTGCTGTTTTAAGCCATATTCACTCCCTGGGACTTCACAGCAGCGTGGCGCTTCGGCCCGTAAAAAGTCGTTTCTTGCCAAGTACTGGCGCTTCAGGTCATTACCCTACCCATTTTAA
- the groES gene encoding co-chaperone GroES, protein MSLSMKPLADRVIIAPAAAEEKTKSGIIIPDTAKEKPQRGEVVAVGEGKVADSGTVIQPQVKVGDQVLYGKYAGTEITVDGQDYLIMRESDIFAVL, encoded by the coding sequence ATGTCACTAAGCATGAAACCGCTGGCTGACCGCGTCATCATTGCACCGGCTGCTGCTGAGGAGAAAACCAAATCGGGCATCATCATCCCCGATACAGCAAAAGAGAAGCCCCAGCGTGGCGAAGTAGTGGCTGTAGGCGAAGGCAAAGTGGCCGACAGCGGTACCGTAATTCAGCCCCAGGTAAAGGTGGGCGACCAGGTACTGTACGGCAAGTACGCCGGCACGGAAATCACCGTGGATGGCCAGGACTACCTGATCATGCGCGAGTCGGACATTTTCGCTGTCCTGTAA
- a CDS encoding SDR family oxidoreductase yields MKHKPKKLSDQTIVITGASSGIGLVTARMAAEKGAKLVLAARSEEALRQLCVEINDQGGQATYVVADVSNQEDVRRVAQAAQTKFGGFDTWINDAGVSIYGKLEDIPVEDMRKLFDTNVWGLIYGSLEAVKHLKQRGGTIINIGSILSESTAILQTIYSASKHAVKGFTDGLRMELEMDEAPVVVTLIKPAAIDTPYPLHAKNYMEREAQHAPPAYAPKP; encoded by the coding sequence ATGAAGCACAAACCAAAAAAACTATCTGACCAAACAATCGTCATTACCGGCGCCTCTTCCGGCATCGGCCTGGTTACGGCCCGTATGGCGGCCGAAAAAGGTGCCAAGCTGGTGCTGGCCGCCCGCAGCGAAGAGGCCCTGCGCCAGCTTTGCGTAGAAATCAACGACCAAGGTGGCCAGGCTACTTATGTGGTGGCCGACGTGAGCAACCAGGAAGACGTGCGCCGCGTGGCCCAGGCCGCCCAGACCAAGTTCGGCGGCTTCGACACCTGGATCAACGATGCCGGGGTATCCATCTACGGGAAACTGGAGGATATTCCGGTGGAAGACATGCGTAAGCTGTTTGATACCAACGTCTGGGGGCTGATTTATGGCTCCCTGGAAGCGGTGAAGCACCTCAAGCAGCGCGGCGGTACCATCATTAATATTGGCAGCATTCTGTCGGAAAGCACGGCCATTCTGCAAACCATTTACTCGGCCAGCAAGCACGCCGTGAAAGGCTTCACCGACGGCCTGCGCATGGAGCTGGAAATGGACGAAGCCCCGGTAGTCGTGACCCTCATCAAGCCCGCCGCCATCGACACGCCGTATCCGCTGCACGCCAAAAACTACATGGAGCGCGAAGCCCAGCACGCGCCGCCTGCCTACGCCCCGAAACCGTAG
- a CDS encoding oligopeptide:H+ symporter, with amino-acid sequence MQTTSAVREQPSTQQGHPPGLYLLFFTEMWERFSYYGMRGLLMLYLSKTAMEGGLGIDAASASLIYGYFTGFVYLTPIIGGWLADKYIGQRRAILIGGLTMALGQFFLFMQPTLSTEGALFGLPWPTLLGLLLLILGNGFFKPNISTIVGKLYEQGDPRRDAAFTIFYMGINTGAFLAPWYAVILPRICLLLKPW; translated from the coding sequence ATGCAAACGACCTCCGCTGTGCGGGAGCAGCCTAGTACGCAACAAGGGCATCCTCCGGGGCTCTATCTATTGTTCTTTACAGAAATGTGGGAACGGTTCAGCTACTACGGTATGCGAGGCCTGCTTATGCTCTATCTATCCAAGACGGCTATGGAAGGCGGTCTGGGTATTGATGCGGCCAGTGCCTCCCTCATTTATGGCTACTTCACCGGCTTCGTTTATCTGACGCCCATCATTGGCGGCTGGCTGGCCGATAAATACATTGGTCAACGGCGGGCTATTCTCATTGGAGGTCTTACGATGGCGCTAGGACAGTTTTTTCTGTTCATGCAGCCCACGCTTTCGACGGAAGGCGCGCTCTTCGGCTTGCCCTGGCCTACCTTACTGGGGTTGTTGCTTCTGATCCTGGGCAACGGCTTCTTTAAGCCCAACATCTCGACTATTGTAGGCAAGCTCTATGAGCAAGGCGACCCACGTCGGGATGCAGCCTTTACCATTTTCTACATGGGCATCAACACGGGCGCCTTCCTGGCCCCCTGGTATGCGGTTATTTTGCCGAGGATTTGTTTGCTACTAAAACCCTGGTAA
- a CDS encoding 16S rRNA (uracil(1498)-N(3))-methyltransferase yields MPHTFYAPDLNGPTYTLPEDESKHAVRVLRLGPGDAVVLVDGRGGVYQAEVADANPKRCQLRVTQTEQMERRAYFVHVAVAPTKNLDRMEWLVEKAVEIGVDRITFLRGSRSERRELKLERLEKIAVSALKQSGQAWLPQLDELTDFAAFIPTVEPTTTFIAHLEEGERTALSHVAAQGPGCCVLIGPEGDFTPQEIELALGRGIRPVTLGASRLRTETAALAAVHTVHVVREL; encoded by the coding sequence ATGCCCCACACCTTCTATGCTCCCGACCTCAACGGCCCGACCTACACCCTGCCCGAAGATGAAAGCAAGCACGCCGTGCGGGTATTGCGCCTTGGCCCCGGCGACGCTGTCGTTCTGGTCGACGGCCGGGGCGGCGTATACCAGGCCGAGGTAGCTGATGCCAACCCCAAACGCTGCCAGCTGCGCGTCACCCAGACCGAGCAAATGGAGCGTCGCGCCTATTTCGTGCACGTGGCCGTGGCTCCCACCAAAAACCTGGACCGGATGGAGTGGCTGGTGGAAAAGGCCGTGGAAATTGGCGTCGACCGGATTACGTTTCTGCGCGGCAGCCGCTCCGAGCGGCGGGAGCTGAAGCTGGAACGCCTGGAAAAAATTGCCGTCAGCGCCCTGAAACAGTCGGGCCAGGCCTGGCTGCCCCAGCTGGATGAGCTGACCGACTTTGCCGCTTTTATCCCGACCGTAGAGCCCACCACCACATTTATTGCCCACCTGGAAGAAGGTGAGCGGACGGCTCTATCCCACGTAGCGGCCCAGGGCCCCGGCTGCTGCGTGCTCATCGGCCCCGAGGGCGACTTTACGCCCCAGGAAATCGAGCTGGCCCTGGGCCGCGGCATCCGACCCGTCACGCTGGGTGCCTCCCGCCTGCGCACCGAAACGGCCGCTCTGGCAGCGGTGCATACCGTACACGTGGTGCGGGAGCTGTAG
- the secG gene encoding preprotein translocase subunit SecG has protein sequence MYYALIGLILFVCLLLALVVLAQNPKGGGLSSQFGSGGAANLMGVKRTGDLLERLTWGFAIGLMILTLGTHVLNGTSQAAGPIRSVNQQRALETKLPTGAPATPAPAAPGAATAPGATAPAATPAQPAATPAQ, from the coding sequence ATGTATTACGCTCTCATTGGCCTGATTCTGTTCGTATGCTTGCTGCTGGCGCTGGTAGTGCTGGCCCAAAACCCCAAAGGTGGTGGACTCTCGAGCCAGTTTGGCTCGGGCGGTGCAGCCAACCTGATGGGCGTAAAGCGGACCGGTGATTTGCTGGAGCGCCTGACCTGGGGCTTCGCTATTGGCCTGATGATTCTGACCCTGGGCACCCACGTTCTGAATGGTACTTCGCAGGCTGCCGGCCCAATCCGCAGCGTCAACCAGCAGAGAGCCCTCGAAACCAAACTGCCTACGGGTGCTCCTGCTACCCCAGCACCGGCCGCTCCTGGCGCCGCCACGGCTCCCGGCGCAACTGCCCCGGCTGCTACCCCCGCCCAGCCCGCCGCTACTCCGGCTCAGTAG
- the pckA gene encoding phosphoenolpyruvate carboxykinase (ATP), whose protein sequence is MDTAATTSLRNRLQPLGFSQTGEVHLNLTPAELVEHALRRGEGTLTDTGALMADTGKFTGRSPKDRFVVQDANTAESVWWGDINIPFDADKFDQLHTKMVTYLADKELYVREAYAGANPDYQLKLRVVNELAWHNLFCYNMFLRPAEGADTSWLPDFTIICAPGFEADPAVDGTRQANFAILNFTKKMILIGGTGYAGEMKKGIFGVLNYLLPHEHNTLSMHCSANVGEDGDTAVFFGLSGTGKTTLSADPNRGLIGDDEHGWTPNAGIFNFEGGCYAKVIDLSREKEPQIWDAIKFGSIVENTRFIPGTHTVDYANKSVTENTRTAYPISYIDNAIEPSVADAPKNIFFLTADAFGVLPPISKLDKSHAMYHFMSGYTAKVAGTEMGITEPQTTFSACFGAVFLPLHPTKYAEMLGQKMDENPDVNVWLINTGWTGGSYGVGSRMKLGYTRAMITAALNGDLNDVTFTKHPIFGVEVPAAVSGVPSDILDPRNTWADKEAYDKTAAALADKFVNNFQKYADFANEEILAGAPKVAEVAA, encoded by the coding sequence ATGGACACTGCCGCTACTACCTCTCTCCGCAATCGTTTGCAGCCACTCGGGTTCTCCCAAACCGGTGAAGTGCACCTCAATCTGACGCCTGCTGAGCTCGTTGAGCACGCGCTTCGCCGTGGCGAAGGCACGCTCACCGACACAGGCGCGCTGATGGCCGACACCGGTAAATTTACCGGCCGCTCGCCCAAGGACCGCTTTGTCGTACAAGATGCCAACACGGCCGAATCCGTGTGGTGGGGCGACATCAACATTCCCTTCGACGCTGACAAGTTTGATCAGCTCCACACCAAAATGGTGACCTACCTGGCCGATAAGGAGCTGTACGTGCGGGAAGCCTACGCCGGCGCCAACCCCGACTACCAGCTGAAGCTTCGCGTAGTAAATGAACTGGCTTGGCATAACCTGTTTTGCTACAACATGTTCCTGCGCCCCGCAGAGGGAGCCGACACGTCGTGGCTGCCCGACTTTACTATCATCTGCGCCCCCGGCTTTGAGGCCGACCCCGCCGTAGATGGTACACGTCAGGCCAACTTCGCCATCCTGAACTTCACCAAGAAGATGATTCTGATTGGTGGCACGGGCTACGCCGGCGAGATGAAGAAGGGCATCTTTGGAGTGCTGAACTACCTGCTGCCCCACGAGCACAACACCCTGAGCATGCACTGCTCGGCCAACGTGGGTGAGGACGGCGATACGGCCGTATTCTTCGGCCTGTCGGGCACGGGCAAAACCACGCTGTCGGCTGACCCCAACCGCGGCCTGATTGGGGACGACGAGCACGGCTGGACGCCCAACGCCGGCATCTTCAACTTTGAAGGCGGCTGCTACGCCAAGGTTATCGACCTGAGCCGCGAAAAGGAGCCGCAGATCTGGGATGCCATCAAGTTCGGCTCCATCGTAGAGAATACGCGCTTTATTCCCGGTACCCACACGGTAGACTACGCCAACAAGTCGGTGACGGAAAATACCCGCACGGCTTACCCCATCAGCTATATCGACAATGCCATCGAGCCGTCGGTAGCCGATGCTCCCAAGAACATTTTCTTCCTGACGGCCGATGCCTTCGGGGTGCTGCCTCCCATCAGCAAGCTGGATAAGTCGCACGCCATGTACCACTTCATGAGTGGCTACACGGCCAAGGTGGCTGGCACCGAAATGGGCATTACGGAGCCCCAGACGACATTCTCGGCTTGCTTTGGTGCTGTGTTCCTGCCCCTGCACCCCACCAAGTACGCCGAAATGCTGGGTCAGAAAATGGATGAAAACCCCGACGTGAACGTGTGGCTGATCAACACGGGCTGGACCGGTGGCTCCTACGGTGTAGGCTCGCGCATGAAGCTGGGCTACACCCGCGCCATGATTACGGCCGCCCTGAATGGGGACCTGAACGACGTGACGTTCACCAAGCACCCCATCTTCGGCGTGGAAGTACCTGCGGCCGTGTCCGGCGTGCCTTCCGACATTCTGGACCCGCGCAACACCTGGGCCGATAAGGAGGCTTACGACAAAACCGCCGCGGCCCTGGCCGATAAGTTTGTGAACAATTTCCAGAAGTACGCTGACTTCGCCAACGAGGAAATCCTGGCTGGCGCGCCGAAAGTAGCTGAGGTAGCTGCTTAG
- a CDS encoding 1-acyl-sn-glycerol-3-phosphate acyltransferase: protein MEKARKTSTFWYQFSRFWFKITGWRLGPQVPAGIPKSMMIAAPHTSNWDFMFARAAFYLMDVDVRFTVKKSWVDIPVLGKLMLALGALPVDRQKNNSLVDGMVNLFNERDELVILITPEGTRAYQPRWKKGFYFAAMGANVPILLGYLDYKNKEAGVGPAFWPTGDYEKDLEEIKAFYRTKTGRFPEKGVR from the coding sequence ATGGAAAAAGCACGAAAGACTTCTACGTTCTGGTACCAGTTTTCCCGTTTCTGGTTTAAGATAACGGGTTGGCGTTTAGGTCCCCAGGTGCCAGCGGGTATTCCCAAAAGCATGATGATTGCCGCCCCGCACACCAGCAACTGGGACTTCATGTTTGCCCGCGCCGCCTTTTACCTGATGGACGTGGACGTGCGCTTTACAGTGAAAAAATCCTGGGTAGACATTCCCGTGCTGGGTAAGCTGATGCTGGCCCTGGGCGCCCTGCCCGTAGATCGGCAAAAGAACAACAGCCTCGTAGACGGTATGGTGAACCTCTTTAATGAGCGCGACGAACTGGTCATTCTCATTACCCCTGAAGGCACCCGCGCCTACCAGCCCCGCTGGAAAAAAGGCTTCTACTTCGCCGCTATGGGGGCCAACGTGCCGATTCTGCTCGGCTATCTCGACTACAAAAACAAAGAAGCCGGCGTGGGCCCCGCGTTCTGGCCCACCGGCGACTACGAAAAGGACCTGGAGGAAATCAAGGCCTTTTACCGTACCAAGACCGGCCGCTTCCCGGAAAAAGGCGTGCGGTAG
- a CDS encoding patatin-like phospholipase family protein → MRKLGLALSGGAARGIAHLGVLQALDELELPIGHIAGVSSGAIAGAFYAAGFPPRQIYQLLTDTRFVRLLRPSFRLGLVRLDLVEKLYQHYLGAAPTFAELKVPLTLVATDLAAGQTVYFQEGALLPPLLGAAAVPIVCRPVEWQGQVLVDGGVMNNLPVEPLLLQQNLAVVGVHCNPMSPQAPLTTLREVGERTAYLAISMNVQPRLAQCHFVLEPPALHQYRVTDLRRASEIFNIGYAYTMSQAEALHRCLAEDLATSQD, encoded by the coding sequence ATGCGCAAGCTCGGATTAGCCTTGTCGGGAGGCGCAGCGCGCGGAATTGCCCATTTGGGCGTGCTTCAGGCCCTGGATGAGCTGGAATTGCCCATCGGCCACATTGCCGGCGTCAGTTCCGGGGCCATTGCGGGAGCTTTCTACGCGGCGGGCTTTCCACCCCGGCAGATTTACCAGCTCCTGACAGATACCCGCTTCGTGCGCCTGCTGCGGCCCTCGTTCCGCTTGGGTCTGGTGCGCCTTGACCTGGTCGAAAAGCTCTACCAACACTACCTGGGCGCCGCCCCAACCTTTGCCGAGCTGAAAGTACCCCTTACCTTGGTAGCCACCGACTTAGCGGCGGGGCAGACGGTGTACTTTCAGGAGGGTGCCTTGCTGCCGCCCTTGCTGGGAGCCGCGGCCGTGCCTATCGTGTGCCGACCGGTGGAGTGGCAGGGGCAGGTGCTCGTGGATGGGGGCGTGATGAATAACCTGCCCGTGGAGCCGCTGCTGTTGCAACAAAACCTGGCGGTGGTGGGGGTACACTGCAACCCGATGAGTCCCCAGGCCCCGCTGACGACCTTGCGGGAAGTGGGAGAGCGTACGGCTTATTTGGCTATTTCCATGAATGTGCAGCCCCGCCTGGCCCAGTGCCACTTCGTGCTGGAGCCGCCCGCCCTGCACCAGTACCGGGTCACGGATTTGCGGCGGGCCAGTGAAATATTCAATATTGGCTATGCCTATACCATGAGTCAGGCCGAGGCCCTACACCGGTGCTTGGCCGAAGATTTAGCCACGAGTCAGGATTGA
- a CDS encoding peptide MFS transporter codes for MFATKTLVNGAEQVASYGFRYGFLAAGIGMLLGQLAFNLLGKRFLGDVGMYPEGRNEDKTVVKAPLTKEETDRMAVIFIITLFVVFFWAGFEQAGSSLTLYTDKFIDREVGGFLIPTSWFQSVNAGFIVLLGAPVAALWVYLGRRGKDLSIPVKMGLGMVLLGVGFLFMVGAVMERGGDVADQAVKASIWWLLATYFFHTIGELCLSPVGLSMVSRLSPAALTSMLMGVWFLAPFVAQIAGGYIAAYVEELGALKVFGLIAGFVILAGLILIAIAKKLFHMMHGRG; via the coding sequence TTGTTTGCTACTAAAACCCTGGTAAATGGGGCCGAGCAGGTAGCCAGCTACGGTTTCCGCTACGGCTTCCTGGCCGCCGGTATCGGTATGCTGCTGGGCCAGTTGGCCTTCAACCTGCTGGGTAAGCGTTTTCTGGGCGACGTTGGGATGTATCCCGAGGGCCGCAACGAAGACAAAACAGTGGTAAAAGCGCCGCTAACGAAGGAAGAAACCGACCGTATGGCCGTAATCTTCATTATTACCCTGTTCGTGGTATTCTTCTGGGCTGGTTTCGAGCAGGCTGGTTCTTCACTCACGCTCTACACCGATAAGTTTATCGACCGGGAGGTTGGCGGATTCCTGATTCCGACTTCGTGGTTCCAGTCGGTAAATGCCGGCTTTATTGTCTTGCTGGGCGCGCCGGTTGCGGCGTTGTGGGTATACCTGGGCCGTCGGGGCAAAGATCTGAGCATTCCCGTGAAGATGGGTCTGGGCATGGTTCTGCTCGGGGTAGGCTTCCTGTTCATGGTTGGCGCCGTAATGGAGCGCGGCGGCGACGTGGCCGATCAGGCTGTCAAAGCCAGCATCTGGTGGTTGCTCGCGACCTATTTCTTCCACACGATTGGCGAACTGTGCCTCTCGCCGGTGGGCCTTTCCATGGTGTCGCGCCTGTCGCCGGCCGCTCTCACTTCTATGCTGATGGGCGTGTGGTTTCTGGCGCCTTTCGTGGCTCAGATTGCCGGTGGCTACATTGCCGCTTACGTGGAAGAACTCGGCGCCCTGAAAGTGTTTGGCCTGATTGCCGGATTTGTTATCCTGGCCGGCCTGATTCTGATTGCCATTGCCAAAAAGCTGTTCCACATGATGCACGGCCGCGGCTAG
- the groL gene encoding chaperonin GroEL (60 kDa chaperone family; promotes refolding of misfolded polypeptides especially under stressful conditions; forms two stacked rings of heptamers to form a barrel-shaped 14mer; ends can be capped by GroES; misfolded proteins enter the barrel where they are refolded when GroES binds), translating to MAKNIQFDTDGRDKLKRGVDKLANAVKVTLGPKGRNVVIDKKFGAPTITKDGVTVAKEIELSDPIENMGAQLVKEVASKTADQAGDGTTTATVLAQAIYAAGSKNVAAGANPMDLKRGIDKAVKAVVENLKQQSKKIENSSEIAQVGAISANNDMEIGQMIADAMDKVGKEGVITVEEARGTETEVKTVEGMQFDRGYLSPYFVTNPEKMEAEFDNPYVLIYDKKVSTMKELLPVLEQVVQTGKPLVIISEDVDGEALATLVVNKLRGSLKIAAVKAPGFGDRRKAMLEDIAVLTGGTVISEERGYKLDSATLEYLGQAEKIIIDKDNTTIVNGRGEKETITGRINEIKAQIGTTTSDYDKEKLQERLAKLSGGVAILYIGASTEVEMKEKKDRVDDALHATRAAVEEGVVPGGGVALVRALDSLEGVDTINGDERTGVNIIRTAIEAPLRTIVANAGGEGSVVVQKVREGSGDYGYNAREDRYENLMAAGILDPTKVTRLALENAASIAGLLLTTECVISDEPEDDKGGAGGGNPGMGGMGGMM from the coding sequence ATGGCTAAGAACATCCAATTCGATACCGACGGTCGCGACAAACTGAAGCGCGGCGTAGACAAACTGGCGAATGCCGTGAAAGTAACCCTGGGCCCGAAAGGCCGCAACGTGGTTATCGACAAGAAATTCGGCGCGCCCACTATTACGAAAGACGGTGTAACCGTTGCTAAAGAAATTGAGCTGAGCGACCCAATCGAGAACATGGGTGCTCAACTGGTAAAAGAAGTAGCCTCCAAGACTGCCGACCAGGCTGGTGACGGTACTACGACTGCTACCGTACTGGCTCAGGCTATCTACGCGGCTGGCTCGAAGAACGTAGCCGCCGGTGCTAACCCTATGGACCTGAAGCGTGGTATCGACAAGGCCGTGAAGGCCGTAGTTGAAAACCTGAAGCAGCAGTCCAAGAAAATTGAGAACTCCTCGGAAATTGCCCAGGTAGGCGCTATTTCGGCCAACAACGACATGGAAATCGGCCAGATGATTGCCGATGCCATGGACAAAGTGGGCAAGGAAGGCGTTATCACCGTGGAAGAAGCCCGCGGCACTGAAACCGAAGTAAAGACGGTGGAAGGCATGCAGTTCGACCGTGGTTACCTCTCCCCCTACTTCGTGACCAACCCGGAGAAAATGGAGGCTGAGTTCGACAACCCTTACGTGCTGATCTACGACAAGAAGGTAAGCACCATGAAGGAGCTGCTGCCCGTACTCGAGCAGGTTGTTCAAACTGGCAAGCCCCTGGTTATCATCTCGGAAGACGTGGACGGCGAAGCCCTGGCTACCCTGGTAGTAAACAAGCTGCGCGGCTCGCTGAAAATTGCTGCTGTAAAAGCTCCTGGCTTCGGCGACCGTCGCAAGGCGATGCTGGAAGACATTGCCGTGCTGACTGGCGGTACCGTTATTTCGGAAGAGCGTGGCTACAAGCTCGACAGCGCTACGCTGGAGTACCTGGGCCAGGCCGAGAAAATCATCATCGACAAAGACAACACGACGATTGTCAACGGTCGTGGTGAGAAAGAAACCATCACGGGTCGCATCAACGAAATCAAAGCGCAGATCGGCACGACCACGTCGGATTACGACAAGGAGAAGCTACAGGAGCGCCTGGCCAAACTGTCGGGTGGTGTTGCTATCCTCTACATCGGTGCTTCTACGGAAGTTGAGATGAAGGAGAAGAAAGACCGCGTTGACGACGCCCTGCACGCTACCCGCGCTGCCGTAGAAGAAGGTGTGGTTCCCGGCGGCGGTGTCGCCCTGGTGCGCGCCCTGGACTCGCTGGAAGGCGTTGATACCATCAACGGCGACGAGCGGACCGGTGTAAACATCATCCGTACGGCCATCGAGGCTCCCCTGCGTACCATCGTAGCCAACGCCGGTGGCGAAGGCTCGGTAGTAGTGCAGAAAGTGCGTGAAGGCTCGGGCGACTACGGCTACAACGCCCGCGAAGACCGCTACGAGAACCTGATGGCTGCTGGTATCCTCGACCCAACCAAGGTTACGCGTCTGGCTCTGGAGAACGCCGCTTCGATTGCTGGCCTGCTCCTGACCACCGAGTGCGTGATTTCGGACGAGCCAGAGGATGACAAAGGCGGTGCTGGTGGTGGCAACCCCGGCATGGGCGGCATGGGCGGCATGATGTAA
- a CDS encoding RtcB family protein: MITGKDLLNLGLKPGKWFKEALEHINTHGLEGDALQAYLDTVKPAPEIPLLAQSVPFHENISADSAVEQDNIDYVRQSMQLLMRTPTVVAGAIMPDACPAGPLGTIPVGGIVVARNAIHPGMHSADICCSVMLTNLGHVDPKTVLDAAQQITHFGPGGRPDDQQFALPADIEAEFLANPFLNSARSLKFAHEHLGTQGDGNHFLYVGISRNTGDTVLVTHHGSRGPGAALYTQGMKVAERFRQAISPATDPHNAWIPSESEEGQQYWAALQTIRKWTKQNHLCLHEAIGTQLGATVQQRFWNEHNFVFRDGDLYYHAKGATPLDSKFMPDITGPRIIPLNMAQPILIVEGTTTGNNLGFAPHGAGRNLSRTRHKYSKIGQTKEELFAAETQGIDARFFFNQIDISELPSAYKDAREVQRQITDFNLATIVDEIRPYGCIMAGDWEQDAPWRKKKLAKEAARLAADDTQTDGSALSEE; this comes from the coding sequence ATGATTACCGGTAAAGACTTATTGAACCTGGGCCTGAAGCCCGGCAAGTGGTTTAAAGAAGCCCTGGAGCATATCAACACGCACGGCCTGGAAGGCGACGCGCTGCAGGCCTACCTCGATACGGTGAAGCCCGCCCCGGAAATTCCGCTACTGGCCCAGTCCGTGCCGTTTCACGAAAATATCAGCGCCGACTCGGCCGTGGAGCAGGACAACATCGACTACGTGCGGCAGTCGATGCAGCTACTCATGCGCACGCCCACGGTGGTAGCCGGCGCCATCATGCCCGACGCCTGCCCGGCTGGACCCCTGGGCACCATTCCGGTGGGCGGCATCGTCGTGGCCCGCAACGCCATTCACCCCGGCATGCACAGCGCCGATATCTGCTGCTCGGTAATGCTGACCAACCTGGGCCATGTCGACCCGAAAACCGTGCTGGATGCGGCCCAGCAGATTACCCACTTCGGTCCCGGCGGCCGCCCCGACGACCAGCAGTTTGCCCTGCCCGCCGACATTGAAGCCGAATTCCTTGCCAACCCGTTTCTGAACTCGGCACGCAGCCTCAAGTTTGCCCACGAGCACCTGGGCACCCAGGGCGACGGCAACCACTTTCTCTATGTGGGTATCTCGCGCAATACCGGCGACACGGTGCTCGTAACCCACCACGGTTCCCGCGGCCCCGGTGCGGCGCTTTATACCCAGGGCATGAAGGTGGCCGAACGATTTCGCCAGGCCATTTCGCCCGCCACCGACCCGCATAACGCCTGGATTCCCAGCGAGTCGGAGGAGGGGCAGCAGTACTGGGCGGCCCTGCAAACCATCCGGAAGTGGACCAAGCAAAACCACCTGTGCCTGCACGAGGCCATTGGCACTCAGCTGGGCGCGACGGTACAACAGCGGTTTTGGAACGAGCACAACTTTGTGTTTCGCGACGGGGACCTGTACTACCACGCCAAAGGGGCCACCCCGCTCGATTCGAAGTTCATGCCCGACATTACCGGTCCGCGCATCATTCCGCTCAACATGGCTCAGCCTATCCTGATTGTAGAAGGCACCACCACGGGCAATAACCTCGGGTTTGCACCCCACGGGGCCGGGCGGAACTTGAGCCGCACGCGCCATAAGTACAGCAAGATCGGGCAAACCAAGGAAGAGCTGTTTGCCGCCGAAACCCAGGGCATCGACGCCCGGTTTTTCTTCAACCAGATTGACATTTCCGAGCTACCCAGCGCCTACAAGGATGCCCGGGAAGTGCAGCGGCAGATTACCGATTTCAACCTGGCTACCATCGTGGACGAAATCCGGCCCTACGGCTGCATCATGGCCGGCGACTGGGAGCAGGATGCGCCCTGGCGCAAAAAGAAGCTGGCCAAGGAAGCCGCCCGCCTGGCCGCCGACGATACCCAGACCGACGGCTCGGCACTGTCGGAGGAGTAG